Genomic DNA from Pseudomonas sp. CCC3.1:
TTCCGAGCACGCTTTCTTGAGCTGTATCACAGCCGCTATCTGCGCCCGCTCAAGGATTACGCGGTCGGCTCGCTTGAATTCAGCATTCCTCACATCGCGCGTTTCCCAAGGGTGTACAACGCGATGATGAGTGCCAAACCCGTTAAGTATATGCTTGAGCACGTTGTGGGAATGGTCGACAGCCCGTTACTGAGCCTGATGGATTTTCATCAGGTGTGCGCCACCTGGAATGTACACATTGCCACGCCTCAGAGCCTTTCACGCCTGACTGACGAACAGCGCAAACGCAGCGTGATCTTGGTCCAGGACGCGTTCACGCGCTATTTCGAAACCCCGTTGGCCGCACAGTGGATCGAGTTGATCGCACGACTGGGTTACCAGGTCTACCTCGCGCCCTTCTCACCCAATGGCAAACCACTGCAAGTGCAAGGTTTCCTCGGCGCTTTTAAAAAAACGGCGGCGCACACCGCCAAAGGGCTGATGGCGCTGCAACAAAGCGGCCTGCCGCTGGTGGGCCTCGACCCGGCCATGACCTTGGTGTATCGCCAGGAATACGCCAAAACCCTCGACCAAGGCACCGCGCCACACGTTGCCCTGCCTCAAGAATGGTTGGCGAATGCCCTGCCAGCCTCTGGGTTGCCACGCGCTAAAGAGGTCTATCATTTTCTGCCACATTGCACTGAACGCACCCACGAGCCCGCGAGTGTAGAACTGTGGAAGAGCGTCTTCGAGGGCTTTGGTCTCACGCTCAACGTTTTGGCCAGCGGCTGTTGTGGCATGTCCGGTACCTACGGCCATGAAGCGCGCAATACCAGCACCTCTGCGATCATCTACTCGCAGTCCTGGCAGCCGTTGGTTGAACGCCACCAATCGAACGGCAGGCTGATTGCCGATGGCTATTCATGCCGAAGCCAAGTGAAACGTCACGCAGGGCACGCGTTGCAACATCCATTGCAGGCACTGCTCGGCCACCTGCGCGCGGGCTAGCGTGTTGTTTGGGTCCTTGAATGATGGCAGGCTACCACTATGGCTCTGTAGTCGCTGTCGAGGCACGAGGCTGCGACTACAGGTGCCCCCACAGGAATTGAGGAATCAAAATGGATAATTTTTCCCAAATGCAGGCCTTTCTGTGGGCCAACGAACATGGCAACTTTTCTGCGGCAGCCAGGGCGAACGGGTTAACACCGTCCACCATCAGCAAGTTGATTACCCGCCTTGAAAACAGACTTCAAGTGCGCCTGTTTCAGCGCGGTGCGCGTAATTTGACGCTCACTGAAGAAGGCTCGGCCTACTTGGTCAGCGCGCGCGAAGTGATGAATGCCATGGCCGAGGCGGACTCTCTGGCAGAAGCGTTTCCGAACCGGGTCAGTGGCGCGTTACGCATTCACACCATGACCACGTTCGCCAAACACCAAATCGTGCCGTGGCTGCCTGAGTTCCTTTCGGCTTACCCCGGCTTGACTGTCGACCTTCAGGTTGGCGCTCAATATGTCGATCACTTCGACCAAGGGCTCGACATTGCCATCCACAGCGGCGTACTGCCCGACTCGTCGAGAGTGGCGAAAAAAATCGGCGAAAGCGCATGGATAACCTGTGCATCTCCCGAGTATCTGGCACGCAGAGGCACACCGAGCCACCCTGAAGAATTGCTGGCTCACGACTGCTACAACTTCGGGTTTAACAGTGCGTGGAATAACTGGCAGTTTAGGGTGAATGGCGAAAAGGTCACGGTTGCGATCAAGCCCAAGGCGGTTTTCGCCCAAGGGGATTTACAGCGAGACATTGCCTTGGGCGGCGGCGGAATCGTCAAACTCGCTCAGTTCCACATCGGTGCAGACCTCAAGGAAGGCAGGCTGGTGCCGCTGCTGCAAAGCTTTGACATACCGTCCAAGGAACCTATCTACCTGATCTACACCAATCGAAAACACCTGAGCCCGCGCATTCGGGTATTTCGGGACTTTCTGGAAAAAAAGTTGCAGGAAAAACCCTGGGATTAACCTGTGAGAGCTGCCGAAGTCGGCGATCTTTTGATCCTCAACGATCACCACGTTCGGCACGCAAAAACTCAAAACGTAGGCGGTGAAACCGCGCTCACCACAATGCACACTTCGTCAAAGGGGTTGCGCATTCGATGTGGGAGTCGGCTGTCAAAGTAGTAAGCATCGCCCGGTGACAGCACTCGAATCTCATCACCTACGGTCATTTCCAGTCGACCCTCGATGATGATTCCACCCTCTTCGGCATCATGCGAATACAGCTCCTCGCCTTCTTCGCCGGTATCCGCGCCTGGCTCGTAACGCTCATGAAGAATCATCATCGAACTGTTTTCCAGGTTTGCACCGACCTGTCGATATGATAGCTTTTTGCCATCGGCCAATTCGACCAGATCACTGGCTTTGTAAAAGACTGCGCGGTCGACAACAGCAGAGTCTGAAAAAAACACGCTGAGGGTGACGTTCAAGGGCCGAAGCAAGCGTTTCAAGACACTGACCGACGGACTGGATTTGTCCCGTTCGATGATTGAAAGCGTGGCATGCGGCACTCCGGCCTGCTCAGCCAACCCTCGAATCGAGAGCCCACGGCTTTGTCGCAAAGCCTTGAGCCTCGCACCTACTGAAGCCGTCTCCAAAGCCTCTGCCAAGCTTTCGGGTGGCTCTTCTTGAACATGTGGGCTTCGGCCTGTCGCCGATGTTTCTATCACGGTTGATTCCTTAGATAAACGGCACCCGAGTGGGCCAAAAGTAAATTCGAACCTTGAACTGCCGAGTTCTTTTCTGCGGTAAAAGACAACTCAAACGCACCAGGTCAGGTGATTGCGCACCCTGCAACACATTCCAAGTGCAGCAAAATAACACGGTTTCAAAAAGGCTCATCCATGGAGAAAACGTTTAACACTCTAGCTAAAAAAACACCGATCAGATTAATTTGTACCTGCCTCATCAAATTTAAGGCGTAAAAAAACAATCGCTTGCCGTTAACTGGGCGATTGTGAGTTTTGTCGGCCAGGCCAGAAATAAAGCTTGCCTAGCTTATTCCCGAATGGTAAAAATTTTTACCACCTAAACACAACATCTGCGTAGAGGCTAAAATGCACAAATCATGCCACGCTGTTGCAGCATATGGACTTGCCCTCATTGGACTTGCAGTTTCCCAAGCTGCGAGCGCCCGTGATCTTACGATAGTTTCCTGGGGAGGAAACTTTCAGGACGCTCAGCGCGAGCTGTTTTTCGCACCCTACGGTAAGCAAACGGGCCAAAAAATTCTTGATCAGACCTGGGATGGCGGTATTGGTGTTCTCGATGCCAAGGTGAAAGCCGGCAACCCTAACTGGGACGTCGTCGAAGTTGAAGCTGAAGACCTCGCGCTCGGCTGCGAACAAGGCCTGCTTGAAAAGATAGATTGGGCCAAGGTTGGCAACAAGGCGGATTTCATTCCGGAGGCCGTGAACGAGTGCGGTGTCGGCAACATTGTCTGGAATACCGGCCTGTCCTGGGACGGCGACAAGCTCAAGACCGAACCGACCTCTTGGGCCGACTTCTTTGACCTGGAAAAAATCCCTGGCAAGCGCGGTCTGCGCAAAGGTCCTAAATACGCACTTGAGTTCGCTCTGATTGCCGATGGCGTAAAACCTTCCGAGGTTTACAACGTATTGCGCACACCTGAAGGCGTTGACCGTGCTTTCAACAAACTGGGCACCATCAAGTCGAGCATCGTGTGGTGGGAAGCTGGCGCACAACCGCTGCAAATGCTGTCATCCGGTGACATCGTGCTGAGCTCCTCCTACAACGGCCGTATCACTGGCTTCAACAACAACGAAGGCAAAAACTTCAAGTTCCTGTGGAACGGCAGCGTGTCGGCCATCGACTCGTGGGCTGTGCTCAAAGGCAGCGAGAACAAAGCCGCCGCCATGGACTTCATCGCCTTCTCCAGCAAACCTGAAGAACAAGCCAAGCTGCCCAAGTACATCGCATACGGTCTGACCAACAAAAAGGCCAACGACTTTGTACCGCAAGAGCTCAAACACACGCTGCCAACCACGCCGGAAAACCTGGCGCAATCGATCCCTATCGATGTCGAGTTCTGGGTTGAAAACATTGAGCCGCTGACCGAACGCTTCAACGCCTGGGTTGCTCAGAAGTAAATCCCCGCCTCTTCTTTAGGTCACCCTGCCACCTGGTTCCAGGTGGCAGGTCACGCGACTTGAGCGATTAACCATTGCTTCTTCATTTTGCATGCCGCTGCAGATGAGTAGCGAAGATGATGTGTGCCTGCTCTCGAGTGAGGATTGCCACGTGAAACACTTGGTCAGTTTTAAAAATATCCAGAAAACCTACGACGGTTTACGTCCCGTGGTTAAAGATTTGAACCTAGATATCAAAGAGGGGGAGTTTGTAACCTTGCTCGGCCCATCGGGCTCGGGCAAAACCACCAGCCTGATGATGCTGGCCGGATTTGAAACGCCGACTCACGGCGAGATTTTTCTGAAAGACAAGCCGCTGCACAACCTCCCTCCGCATAAGCGCGACATCGGGATGGTGTTTCAAAACTATGCGCTGTTTCCGCACATGACCATTGAGCAAAACCTGGCCTTCCCTCTCTCTGTCCGCAAAATGAACAGCGTCGATAGAAAAGAGAAAGTACGCCGCGCCCTGGACATGGTGAAACTTACCGATTTCGCAAAACGCTACCCGGCGCAACTCTCGGGTGGTCAGCAGCAACGTGTCGCACTGGCACGTGCGCTCGTGTTTGAACCCAAGCTGGTACTGATGGATGAACCCCTCGGCGCGCTCGATAAACAACTGCGCGAGCACATGCAACTGGAAATCAAACACCTGCACCAGCAACTCGGCCTGACCGTGGTGTATGTCACGCACGACCAAAGCGAAGCGCTGACCATGTCTGATCGCGTGGCCGTCTTCAATGACGGCGTCATTCAGCAGATCGACACCCCGACCGCTATCTACGAAGCGCCGAACAAAAGCTTCGTGGCGCAATTTATCGGTGAAAACAACACCCTGATCGGTACGTTCGTATACCGCGACGAGCATTACGCAGTGGCACGTCTGGCTGACGGCAGCCTGATCCGCGCAATCTCGGTGGTCGAGGCTCAGCCGGGTGATCAAGTGGCGCTGTGTATCCGACCAGAGCGCGTGATTGTCGGCCCCGCTGGTAGCACCCCGTTAACTGCGCGGATCCAGGAATACATTTACCTGGGTGACCACGTGCGCATGATCACTGAAATAGCCGGGCAAGCGGACTTTATGATCAAGCTGCCTGCCTCCCAGATGAACACTAGCTGGACTGTCGGCAGTTCGATTTCCCTTTCCTGGGCACCAGAGCACATTCGTGCGCTGGATGTAACCACACACTGAGTCGTCGATTATGAGTCAGTCCGCAGTCATCACCCCGGGCAAAGCCCAAGCGCAAACGCTCGATCTGAGGGCCAAGCTCCGAAAATCCGAGCGCGCCCGCACGCTCAAATCCTTGATGCTGATCGCTCCGCTGTTTCTGTTTGTCCTAGTGTGCTTTGCCTTCCCCATTGGCACCCTGCTGACGCGCAGCGTCGACAACCCCGATGTCAACACCGCACTGCCTGCCACCACAGAAGCGCTGGCAACCTGGAAAGGCAAGACGCTACCGGGCGAGCTGGCTTATGCGGCGTTGGTCACCGACTTGGCCAATGCCAAAGAGAAGGGGCAGATCGGGGCGCTTTCCAAGCGTTTGAGCTATGAAATTCCGGCATTTCGGACAGTCATCAGCAAGACCCTGCGCAACCTTCCGGACAGCAGCGTGGTATCCAAACGTGACGCGTTGATTGCAATCGACAGCGCCTGGGGCGAGCTTAATTACTGGAAAGCGCTGAATCAGGCATCATCAACCTTCACCCCGTACTTCCTGCTGGCTGCACTCGACCATCGCATCGATTCTGCCTCTGGCAGCATCGTCAAGGCCGACCCCAATCAGTCGATCTACGTCGATATTTTCGCCCGCACCTTCTACATCGGGGGCGTAGTCACGATTCTCTGCCTGCTGCTGGGGTTCCCGGTCGCTTATTGGCTGGCCACATTGCCAGAAGGCAAAAGCAACCTGCTGATGATCTGCGTGCTGCTGCCTTTCTGGACGTCGCTGATTGTGCGCACCGCCGCCTGGGTCGTGCTGTTGCAGTCTGATGGCCTGATCAACCGCTCACTCCTGTTTCTGGGCGTTATTGATGCGCCGGTGCAACTGGTCTTCAATCGCACGGGCGTGATCATCGCGATGACCCATGTGTTATTGCCGTTCATGATCCTGCCGCTTTACAGCGTGATGAAAAACATCCCGACAAACTACGTGCGGGCGGCCATATCACTCGGCGCCCACCCCTTCGTCGCGTTCTGGCGGGTGTACGTTCCGCAGACCTTCGCCGGTCTGGCCGCAGGCGCGTTGCTGACATTTATTCTCGCCATTGGTTACTACGTGACACCCGCGCTCGTCGGCGGTGCGGCCGATCAAATGGTCAGCTACTTCGTCGCCTTCTACACCAACAAAACCGTGAACTGGGGCATGGCCTCGGCGCTCGGCAGCCTGCTGC
This window encodes:
- a CDS encoding ABC transporter substrate-binding protein, translated to MHKSCHAVAAYGLALIGLAVSQAASARDLTIVSWGGNFQDAQRELFFAPYGKQTGQKILDQTWDGGIGVLDAKVKAGNPNWDVVEVEAEDLALGCEQGLLEKIDWAKVGNKADFIPEAVNECGVGNIVWNTGLSWDGDKLKTEPTSWADFFDLEKIPGKRGLRKGPKYALEFALIADGVKPSEVYNVLRTPEGVDRAFNKLGTIKSSIVWWEAGAQPLQMLSSGDIVLSSSYNGRITGFNNNEGKNFKFLWNGSVSAIDSWAVLKGSENKAAAMDFIAFSSKPEEQAKLPKYIAYGLTNKKANDFVPQELKHTLPTTPENLAQSIPIDVEFWVENIEPLTERFNAWVAQK
- a CDS encoding LysR family transcriptional regulator, which gives rise to MDNFSQMQAFLWANEHGNFSAAARANGLTPSTISKLITRLENRLQVRLFQRGARNLTLTEEGSAYLVSAREVMNAMAEADSLAEAFPNRVSGALRIHTMTTFAKHQIVPWLPEFLSAYPGLTVDLQVGAQYVDHFDQGLDIAIHSGVLPDSSRVAKKIGESAWITCASPEYLARRGTPSHPEELLAHDCYNFGFNSAWNNWQFRVNGEKVTVAIKPKAVFAQGDLQRDIALGGGGIVKLAQFHIGADLKEGRLVPLLQSFDIPSKEPIYLIYTNRKHLSPRIRVFRDFLEKKLQEKPWD
- a CDS encoding ABC transporter permease, with the protein product MSQSAVITPGKAQAQTLDLRAKLRKSERARTLKSLMLIAPLFLFVLVCFAFPIGTLLTRSVDNPDVNTALPATTEALATWKGKTLPGELAYAALVTDLANAKEKGQIGALSKRLSYEIPAFRTVISKTLRNLPDSSVVSKRDALIAIDSAWGELNYWKALNQASSTFTPYFLLAALDHRIDSASGSIVKADPNQSIYVDIFARTFYIGGVVTILCLLLGFPVAYWLATLPEGKSNLLMICVLLPFWTSLIVRTAAWVVLLQSDGLINRSLLFLGVIDAPVQLVFNRTGVIIAMTHVLLPFMILPLYSVMKNIPTNYVRAAISLGAHPFVAFWRVYVPQTFAGLAAGALLTFILAIGYYVTPALVGGAADQMVSYFVAFYTNKTVNWGMASALGSLLLIATLLLYAVYGKLTNPNQARS
- a CDS encoding cupin domain-containing protein, with translation MIETSATGRSPHVQEEPPESLAEALETASVGARLKALRQSRGLSIRGLAEQAGVPHATLSIIERDKSSPSVSVLKRLLRPLNVTLSVFFSDSAVVDRAVFYKASDLVELADGKKLSYRQVGANLENSSMMILHERYEPGADTGEEGEELYSHDAEEGGIIIEGRLEMTVGDEIRVLSPGDAYYFDSRLPHRMRNPFDEVCIVVSAVSPPTF
- a CDS encoding ABC transporter ATP-binding protein, giving the protein MSSEDDVCLLSSEDCHVKHLVSFKNIQKTYDGLRPVVKDLNLDIKEGEFVTLLGPSGSGKTTSLMMLAGFETPTHGEIFLKDKPLHNLPPHKRDIGMVFQNYALFPHMTIEQNLAFPLSVRKMNSVDRKEKVRRALDMVKLTDFAKRYPAQLSGGQQQRVALARALVFEPKLVLMDEPLGALDKQLREHMQLEIKHLHQQLGLTVVYVTHDQSEALTMSDRVAVFNDGVIQQIDTPTAIYEAPNKSFVAQFIGENNTLIGTFVYRDEHYAVARLADGSLIRAISVVEAQPGDQVALCIRPERVIVGPAGSTPLTARIQEYIYLGDHVRMITEIAGQADFMIKLPASQMNTSWTVGSSISLSWAPEHIRALDVTTH